A stretch of the Ischnura elegans chromosome 5, ioIscEleg1.1, whole genome shotgun sequence genome encodes the following:
- the LOC124158677 gene encoding tRNA pseudouridine synthase-like 1 isoform X3, with protein sequence MRRFLLTFSYIGTGFRGVQKKIDLEDKLKPDPESVQGILEIALKRFQPINCPSVFISSRTDKGVHGLENAAHVDFEHPQGDSPSWPEFMIHGLNRYFCKAHADLRIKNILPVPDTFHSRFNAKSRTYLYRIAVQKSSWSQDFSHEYNIKIPMGEWKRCCMIGDPNFDIDKVKEAASYFVGLKDFLTFTGRGNKLPEGYSTVRRINSLTISPGQPLINSIYDPTNHMYDFWDVVVNAKSFNYRQVRRMVAVLIAVAQNKIEVTEVKNMIEDPSNYGWNPKACTAPPYGLYLLKVEYDPKDLIFSSQSADNINLDMEGNSEIGATSGA encoded by the exons ATGAGGCGATTTTTGTTGACATTTTCGTACATAGGGACAGGTTTTAG gGGCGTTCAAAAGAAAATTGATCTTGAAGATAAGCTGAAACCGGATCCTGAGTCGGTACAAGGAATCTTAGAAATTGCCCTTAAACGATTTCAACCAATTAATTGCCCTTCTGTTTTTATTTCAAGCAG gACTGACAAAGGAGTTCATGGTCTTGAAAATGCTGCACATGTTGATTTTGAGCACCCCCAAGGCGATTCCCCATCATGGCCTGAATTTATGATTCATGGGTTAAATAGATACTTCTGCAAAGCTCATGCAGATCTCCG aattaaaaatatactgcCAGTACCGGATACGTTTCATTCACGATTTAATGCAAAATCGCGGACTTACCTTTACCGAATAGCAGTTCAAAAATCTTCATGGTCCCAAGATTTCTCTcatgaatataatattaaaattccaaTGGGCGAGTGGAAGAGATGCTGTATGATTGG GGATCCTAACTTTGACATTGATAAAGTAAAGGAGGCAGCATCATATTTTGTTGGTCTCAAGGATTTTCTCACATTTACCGGACGAGGAAATAAGTTACCTGAGGGGTACTCCACTGTGAGGCGAATCAACAGTCTGACCATCTCTCCTGGTCAACCACTTATTAACTCGATTTATGATCCAACAAATCATATGTACGATTTCTGGGACGTAGTAGTGAATGCTAAATCATTTAATTATCGACAA gtACGACGAATGGTTGCAGTGCTTATTGCTGTTgcccaaaataaaattgaagtcactgaagtaaaaaatatgattgaaGACCCCAGCAATTATGGATGGAATCCAAA AGCCTGTACTGCCCCACCATATGGGTTATATCTACTCAAGGTTGAATATGATCctaaggatttaattttttcttctcagTCTGCAGATAATATAAACCTTGACATGGAGGGCAATAGTGAAATT GGAGCAACTTCTGGAGCCTAG
- the LOC124158677 gene encoding tRNA pseudouridine synthase-like 1 isoform X1 codes for MDTSWNTRLLFKAKSRASFCSQDLVGVQKKIDLEDKLKPDPESVQGILEIALKRFQPINCPSVFISSRTDKGVHGLENAAHVDFEHPQGDSPSWPEFMIHGLNRYFCKAHADLRIKNILPVPDTFHSRFNAKSRTYLYRIAVQKSSWSQDFSHEYNIKIPMGEWKRCCMIGDPNFDIDKVKEAASYFVGLKDFLTFTGRGNKLPEGYSTVRRINSLTISPGQPLINSIYDPTNHMYDFWDVVVNAKSFNYRQVRRMVAVLIAVAQNKIEVTEVKNMIEDPSNYGWNPKACTAPPYGLYLLKVEYDPKDLIFSSQSADNINLDMEGNSEIGATSGA; via the exons gGGCGTTCAAAAGAAAATTGATCTTGAAGATAAGCTGAAACCGGATCCTGAGTCGGTACAAGGAATCTTAGAAATTGCCCTTAAACGATTTCAACCAATTAATTGCCCTTCTGTTTTTATTTCAAGCAG gACTGACAAAGGAGTTCATGGTCTTGAAAATGCTGCACATGTTGATTTTGAGCACCCCCAAGGCGATTCCCCATCATGGCCTGAATTTATGATTCATGGGTTAAATAGATACTTCTGCAAAGCTCATGCAGATCTCCG aattaaaaatatactgcCAGTACCGGATACGTTTCATTCACGATTTAATGCAAAATCGCGGACTTACCTTTACCGAATAGCAGTTCAAAAATCTTCATGGTCCCAAGATTTCTCTcatgaatataatattaaaattccaaTGGGCGAGTGGAAGAGATGCTGTATGATTGG GGATCCTAACTTTGACATTGATAAAGTAAAGGAGGCAGCATCATATTTTGTTGGTCTCAAGGATTTTCTCACATTTACCGGACGAGGAAATAAGTTACCTGAGGGGTACTCCACTGTGAGGCGAATCAACAGTCTGACCATCTCTCCTGGTCAACCACTTATTAACTCGATTTATGATCCAACAAATCATATGTACGATTTCTGGGACGTAGTAGTGAATGCTAAATCATTTAATTATCGACAA gtACGACGAATGGTTGCAGTGCTTATTGCTGTTgcccaaaataaaattgaagtcactgaagtaaaaaatatgattgaaGACCCCAGCAATTATGGATGGAATCCAAA AGCCTGTACTGCCCCACCATATGGGTTATATCTACTCAAGGTTGAATATGATCctaaggatttaattttttcttctcagTCTGCAGATAATATAAACCTTGACATGGAGGGCAATAGTGAAATT GGAGCAACTTCTGGAGCCTAG
- the LOC124158677 gene encoding tRNA pseudouridine synthase-like 1 isoform X2, with protein sequence MDTSWNTRLLFKAKSRASFCSQDLVGVQKKIDLEDKLKPDPESVQGILEIALKRFQPINCPSVFISSRTDKGVHGLENAAHVDFEHPQGDSPSWPEFMIHGLNRYFCKAHADLRIKNILPVPDTFHSRFNAKSRTYLYRIAVQKSSWSQDFSHEYNIKIPMGEWKRCCMIGDPNFDIDKVKEAASYFVGLKDFLTFTGRGNKLPEGYSTVRRINSLTISPGQPLINSIYDPTNHMYDFWDVVVNAKSFNYRQVRRMVAVLIAVAQNKIEVTEVKNMIEDPSNYGWNPKACTAPPYGLYLLKVEYDPKDLIFSSQSADNINLDMEGNSEIWQ encoded by the exons gGGCGTTCAAAAGAAAATTGATCTTGAAGATAAGCTGAAACCGGATCCTGAGTCGGTACAAGGAATCTTAGAAATTGCCCTTAAACGATTTCAACCAATTAATTGCCCTTCTGTTTTTATTTCAAGCAG gACTGACAAAGGAGTTCATGGTCTTGAAAATGCTGCACATGTTGATTTTGAGCACCCCCAAGGCGATTCCCCATCATGGCCTGAATTTATGATTCATGGGTTAAATAGATACTTCTGCAAAGCTCATGCAGATCTCCG aattaaaaatatactgcCAGTACCGGATACGTTTCATTCACGATTTAATGCAAAATCGCGGACTTACCTTTACCGAATAGCAGTTCAAAAATCTTCATGGTCCCAAGATTTCTCTcatgaatataatattaaaattccaaTGGGCGAGTGGAAGAGATGCTGTATGATTGG GGATCCTAACTTTGACATTGATAAAGTAAAGGAGGCAGCATCATATTTTGTTGGTCTCAAGGATTTTCTCACATTTACCGGACGAGGAAATAAGTTACCTGAGGGGTACTCCACTGTGAGGCGAATCAACAGTCTGACCATCTCTCCTGGTCAACCACTTATTAACTCGATTTATGATCCAACAAATCATATGTACGATTTCTGGGACGTAGTAGTGAATGCTAAATCATTTAATTATCGACAA gtACGACGAATGGTTGCAGTGCTTATTGCTGTTgcccaaaataaaattgaagtcactgaagtaaaaaatatgattgaaGACCCCAGCAATTATGGATGGAATCCAAA AGCCTGTACTGCCCCACCATATGGGTTATATCTACTCAAGGTTGAATATGATCctaaggatttaattttttcttctcagTCTGCAGATAATATAAACCTTGACATGGAGGGCAATAGTGAAATT tggCAGTGA
- the LOC124159661 gene encoding dual specificity protein phosphatase 1B — MSFLREIASKRKDLRHCQTLITNTLGESFLEDTESGSVTKVSKSNSSPGYVIDYKPDLQLAEIIPGLYLGSQDPTGNKELLQASGITHVLSLGVKPLDVPEIFFDSASDASGMSSVVDPQTNISFVFVPFLDLPEASLSQILPECIHVIDSALSESGRIFVHCNAGVSRSPSVVLAYILRRSHHRKPWAFVSYNGNSDKPLCLFEAVELVRARRPCIKPNAGFFDQLRQYECGLMKENSQE, encoded by the coding sequence ATGAGTTTTCTGAGAGAAATAGCATCAAAAAGGAAGGATCTACGTCACTGCCAGACACTAATTACAAATACTTTGGGCGAAAGCTTTCTGGAAGATACTGAATCAGGTTCAGTTACCAAAGTATCTAAGTCAAATAGTAGTCCAGGATATGTAATTGACTATAAACCAGATCTACAGTTGGCTGAAATCATCCCTGGCTTGTACTTAGGATCTCAGGACCCCACTGGAAATAAAGAATTACTTCAAGCTAGTGGCATTACGCATGTCTTAAGCCTTGGAGTAAAACCACTTGATGTGCCAGAAATTTTTTTTGATAGTGCCAGTGATGCGTCAGGGATGAGCAGTGTTGTGGATCCCCAGACTAATATAAGTTTTGTGTTCGTCCCATTTTTAGATTTACCTGAAGCATCTCTCTCTCAAATTTTACCAGAGTGCATTCATGTAATCGATTCTGCTCTGTCTGAAAGCGGTAGGATCTTTGTACACTGTAATGCTGGAGTTTCACGGTCTCCATCAGTTGTTTTAGCATACATTCTGCGTAGGTCCCACCATAGAAAACCGTGGGCATTTGTTTCATATAACGGGAATAGTGATAAACCTTTGTGTCTTTTTGAGGCAGTAGAACTTGTAAGAGCAAGACGACCCTGTATTAAGCCTAATGCTGGTTTTTTTGACCAACTTAGGCAGTATGAGTGTGGactaatgaaagaaaattctcagGAATGA